From the genome of Populus alba chromosome 10, ASM523922v2, whole genome shotgun sequence, one region includes:
- the LOC118040014 gene encoding probable protein S-acyltransferase 22, with product MRKHGWQLPYHPLQVVAVAVFLALGFAFYVFFAPFVGKKLFQHIAMGIYTPLITCAFGLYIWCAAADPADPGVFRSKKYLKIPDSEKHNPQKDSKLGGGSTSSIHDANTSTVGGKSLDKEAVGADATLKEPNTQIEKVSSGNSSCLQWVFFPCALICNWCSSSDESSELQMSEDGMFYCSLCEVEVFKYSKHCRVCDKCVDRFDHHCRWLNNCVGKKNYGQFFTLMVSALLLLILQWSTGILVLICCFLERKRFAADISAKLGSSFSLAPFVIVVSVCTILAMIATLPLAQLFFFHILLVKKGISTYDYIIALREQEQEQQGVEGQQSVQMSPASSLTGLSSASSFSTFHRGAWCTPPRLFLEDQFDVVPPETGSVSSLGKKSMREEPIKKKNPATVKISPWTLARLNAEEVSRAAAEARKKSKILQPVTRREPPFGLDTDSSFGSSGHRMVPRIDNNRRRASKRIRFPADLPMESVTRTSCITHEKGFTETSTSLAPLQREARSAFQTSRAMSSSAGVAASSPESSLDSPDIHPFRVSSSGAEESRRLTGLSVAGAVSHNAFPISRSTSDGYEASGGEDSDRVPSRIAQRSDNWSNLLFHADRDETVFRMKASSSSIQANNREL from the exons ATGAGAAAGCATGGATGGCAACTTCCATATCACCCCCTTCAg GTTGTGGCTGTTGCTGTATTTCTTGCTTTGGGGTTTGCTTTTTATGTGTTCTTTGCTCCTTTTGTTGGGAAGAAGTTGTTCCAACATATAGCCATGGGAATCTACACTCCTCTG attACTTGTGCCTTTGGCCTATATATTTGGTGTGCAGCTGCTGATCCAGCAGACCCTGGAGTTTTTAGATCTAAGAAGTATCTCAAGATTCCAGACAGTGAAAAGCATAACCCACAGAAGGACTCAAAACTTGGTGGAGGGTCAACTTCATCGATACATGATGCAAATACTTCTACTGTTGGAGGAAAATCTCTGGATAAAGAGGCGGTGGGTGCTGATGCAACTTTGAAAGAGCCAAATACTCAAATTGAGAAGGTGTCCTCAGGGAATTCATCTTGTCTTCAGTGGGTTTTCTTTCCTTGTGCTTTGATCTGTAATTGGTGCAGTTCGAGTGATGAATCTTCTGAGCTACAGATGAGTGAAGATGGCATGTTCTACTGCAGTTTGTGTGAAGTTGAG GTTTTCAAGTACAGCAAGCACTGTAGAGTATGTGACAAATGTGTTGATCGTTTTGATCATCACTGCAGG TGGCTTAACAACTGTGTAGGCAAGAAGAACTACGGACAGTTTTTCACCCTTATGGTTTCTGCTCTCCTCCTG CTTATTCTACAATGGTCAACTGGAATCCTTGTACTTATCTGCTGTTTTCTTGAACGGAAGCGATTCGCTGCGGACATCTCTGCCAAGCTGGGAAGCAGTTTCTCTTTGGCCCCCTTTGTTATCGTGGTG TCAGTGTGTACCATTTTGGCAATGATTGCCACCTTACCTCTTGCCCagcttttcttctttcataTCCTCCTTGTAAAAAAG GGAATCAGCACTTATGATTACATAATAGCTCTAAGGGAGCAGGAACAAGAGCAACAGGGCGTTGAAGGTCAGCAAAGTGTTCAAATGTCTCCTGCCAGCTCACTCACTGGATTAAGCAGTGCAAGCTCATTTTCTACTTTTCACCGGGGTGCTTGGTGCACACCACCTCGTCTTTTTCTGGAAGATCAG tttGATGTTGTTCCTCCAGAGACTGGATCTGTTAGCTCATTAGGAAAGAAGTCTATGAGAGAAGAaccaatcaagaaaaagaaccCTGCCACAGTAAAGATCAGTCCTTGGACATTGGCCAGATTAAACGCCGAAGAAGTTTCGAGAGCTGCAGCAGAGGCGaggaaaaaatccaaaatcctgCAGCCTGTGACAAGACGGGAACCCCCTTTTGGGCTAGACACAGATAGCAGCTTTGGCAGCAGTGGCCATCGGATGGTCCCAAGGATTGACAATAATAGAAGGAGAGCTAGTAAGCGAATACGCTTTCCAGCTGACCTACCCATGGAGTCTGTAACTAGGACTTCCTGTATAACTCATGAGAAAGGTTTCACAGAGACATCTACAAGCTTGGCTCCTCTTCAGCGCGAGGCCCGTAGTGCTTTCCAGACCAGCCGAGCAATGTCAAGCTCAGCTGGGGTTGCTGCTTCTTCTCCTGAAAGCAGTTTAGACTCCCCAGATATCCATCCTTTCCGGGTTTCCTCATCCGGAGCTGAAGAGTCCAGACGTCTCACAGGTCTATCTGTAGCTGGTGCTGTTTCTCACAATGCATTCCCAATTTCAAGGTCTACTAGTGATGGGTATGAAGCTTCTGGTGGAGAAGATAGTGACAGGGTTCCTTCCAGGATTGCTCAAAGGTCAGATAACTGGAGTAACCTCCTCTTCCATGCTGATCGGGACGAGACTGTATTTAGAATGAAAGCATCATCTTCATCCATCCAGGCTAACAATAGAGAACTTTGA